The genomic stretch gccccgattttttaataagtataataaacaaaaaaaacaatgattatttatctgtacttgtctgttcgaacgttgtaattgctatttactagaattatccagtagagggagctctaatacaagtgtgaactgcagcagctgacgcgctacttctctaataagacgtttgtcactcgtgcctcatccaatattctccactgcaagacttctctgtacagattcgattgccgcaataaaggtatgtatatttcgtgaaagtttttaattaaatgcgtttgtatgaccactatgtttatcaatcctcattctCAAGCGAGTGAGCTAGCTaaaatatttggttcactttaggaagctagctggctagcaagcctttatgaagtggcagtgagcacataagcagcgtaggatctacatttccagaggacattgctgtattctcaaataaataaccagccaaaataaaatggtgattgaatgtatcacacatctttttttatttgaggtaatgatattagctactatacgatgctgtgtaaatagccaacgcgtgattgcaagcgagtgtgccatctagtcacgcgtcatcgtagcaagctaaccagacagtaaaaacgcagataaaacacttctaacatggataattttaagccatgttatctagctttgtcgtgataacatgagagaaggattgctgttggagaagtgaatcaaccaacagttagcgtgggtaacctgcacgaaagcgcattgtagtttttttcacgtatttcatccagtcaatttaatttcatctaacgttacacttgattcactctttggctccgctagataatgtcttactctttaagatcatgtagtagaaataaaataagaaaatataattcatttaacttactgagaatatataataagaaataatgaggctgtgtcaatagctaatgcgttattgcgagcaatgtcatctagtcacgcgtcagagcgcattgtagttattttcaccaccgaattcttacgggcagggaagctcgctagatagccttactctttgagatcacgtagtaggaataaaataagaaaatataattaatgtactgagaatagatactaagaaataataacaaattaataacaaaaacaacaataataataatattcataaaaatacatgtttgaaactggaaaactgacttatttaaattaattttttataaatggctggaaaagaaaggagtaaaagcaaggtgtggagttattttgatttcacacgcttaaagatggtgttaatatatatatttaatttaatatcttttactttttttatctaaaaagttctttgtgtgtttatttttatttttatttgtttgcttataagttaaatgttcttaaatatagaaactttaataaaatataagtttttcaaattgatttgaaaatgttgcactttttgacaaaatatcggtcaaaacatcgttaatcggtgggctaggactctccaaaatcaggatcggcatcggacccaaaaatctggcatcggtcgggctctagttttaaaagctttattttccctttaattGCTGCAATAGTAACAACAGCAAATATAGCATTAGCTTGCTCTTTCATATAAACAACAGATGATTAAGCCTTAAGTATGATAATGTGTCAGTTCAAAAGGGGTAAAAGTGAGTGACAGATGCACACCAATCAGtatctgcagccaatcagatgtgcTGGATAGACAGGCATTTGCACATATAatttttgtgggaatttgaTCAGGACACTGATCCCTGGCTGCCCAATACTCCTAAGTGCCCACGATGGGTCAAATTCAGAGGACAAATGACCCTGTGGGTCAGTgcaacatggccaaaagtatgttgaCACCTGACATACAAAAtttgggcattaatatggagtttgtccaccctttgctgctataacaacctccactcttctgggaaggctttatactagatgctggagcattgctgctgggatttgctttcattcagccagaagagcattagtgaggttgggcactaattgagcaattaggcctggctcgcagttggcttttcaaCTGACTCctaaggtgttggatggggttgaggtcagggctctgtgcaggccagtcaagttcttccacaccattctcgacaaaaccactTCTATATGCActtcgctgtgtgcctgggggtaCTGTcaggctgaaacaggaaaggtccttccccaaattgttggggaagcacagaatattcTAGAATGTGAATTGTATGCTGCATCATTAAGATTTACcctcactggaactaaggggcctagcccaaagcatgaaaaataggcccagaccaagggatgtccagatacttttggtcattaTGTGTATTTACAAATAGTGCCTTATGATGTTTAATGACAACAGCTCTTCAGTTTTATGACTCCTATGAAAAACTTGTGTTACATCCCTCACTTTTGTCttcatacattaaaataatgttctttGAATATATGaacatgaaaatattatcaCCCAACGTAATCTGGCTAGTATAATTATTCTTAAATTGCCATTTAATTGATTCTGGTGATTTAATTAAACAGAGGATGTCTGCTGTGAGAATAAATATCTTCATCTGCTAATGAATTGTAAATTACAATATGAGTGTTACATTTTCTTGTCTGTTAAAAGCTGCCATGCACTGCTAAGCATTTCTTAACATAATTCTTAAGCAAGTCTTAACATAATTTCTCACTAACTACTCTGCTGTCAAGTCCTGGAAAATTCATTCAAAAGTTTCAGTCCTtgtccttaaaataaaaaaatggttacTAAATATGTGTAATTTTTCTAATCTGCAGGATTCATTGGCCAAGTTGACTATGGAGAATGGATCAGTGGTGACATCATTCATATTGATTCAATACACAGAATTCGAAGACCACAGATATCTATACTTCACAGGTTTCCTGTTATTGTTCATCCTTATGCTATTAACCAATGTAATTGTTATTATAGTAATTTACATTGAGAGATGTCTCCATGAAcccatgtatttttttgtgtgtagctTAGCAGTGAATGGATTTTATGGCACTATATCTTTATTACCCTCAGTACTTGTTAATTTAATGTCTCATACTTATGAAATATCTCTGACTGCTTGCCTTTTACAGATCTtttgtgtacacacatatgGTTCAGttgaattttgtattttagCCGTGATGGGCTATGACCGTTATGTCGCCATTTGTCATCCACTACACTATCACCAATTAATGTCTCATAGAAAATTGTGCACTCTTATTGCATTGTCCTGGATTTATCCTTGTATTCTTTTTGGACTCTATTTCAGATTAACTGTACAGCGGACATTTTGTGACAGGATCATGGAAAAGATGTACTGTATCAATTTTGCAGTAGTCCCATTGTCCTGTTCTGAAACTTCTTTTCAGAGCAAAATTGGCTTTGTTGTAactttttttgtagttgttccacaGCTGCTCATGATACTGTTTTCTTATGCACAAATACTCAGAATCTGCATGTCTGCTTCTAAGGAATCTCAGACCAAAGCTCTTcaaacatgcaccccacacCTACTGTCCGTGATTAATTATTCTGTGGGATGCTTATTTGAGGTCTTCCAGAGTCGTTTCAACATGAGTCATGTACCATATAAAGCTCGCATATTCCTGTCTCTTTACATTCTGATATTTCCCCCAGTTTTTAATCCTGTCATTTATGGAATTAGCATTCAAGCCATTAGGGTTCAGATTTTCAAACCGTTTAATACTTGGAAAAACAAGTTAACTCCACTGCAGGTGATGAGGAAGTAGTTTCATAATTGTTTCATTCGTTACGCCAATCACATAAATGAGCTAAACATGGAATTCCACTGGGTGAATGAGAAGTCTTGACACTAATAGCTTTGCAGCAGGACAAGAAAGCTGTGATTATTTCGGCCGGTAGAATCCAATCCcatcttcattaatattttagcattttgcAGATACTAATTTAGACCGACATACACCAATCACTAACGCAGTGTTTTAGGGTTTCATTTCATGAATTTGCCTCTATGGCAGAGGTTCTGCCGGCCAGAGGGAAATACCTGCAGGGTTCTGACAATCCTGGAATGGCTACTGTTGCAGCAGTGTACAAAAAGATATTTAGCATGTTACAGTTATGATGCCTCACATTTATACTGACTCTCCCCAGTATCCTAAGTGACTAACTAACATAGATGTCATTAGCCTATAGACTGTGCTCAAAACCGGCTATTGTTAAGTTTCACAGTCTGACCATGAAGTTCTATGaatgaacacaaataaacataaatttcacgcaaatacacacaaaagaTGTTATGAGTAACAAGAATAGACACTCATTTGACaagctgctgtttgtttgtaagTC from Anguilla anguilla isolate fAngAng1 chromosome 12, fAngAng1.pri, whole genome shotgun sequence encodes the following:
- the LOC118210141 gene encoding olfactory receptor 49-like produces the protein MENGSVVTSFILIQYTEFEDHRYLYFTGFLLLFILMLLTNVIVIIVIYIERCLHEPMYFFVCSLAVNGFYGTISLLPSVLVNLMSHTYEISLTACLLQIFCVHTYGSVEFCILAVMGYDRYVAICHPLHYHQLMSHRKLCTLIALSWIYPCILFGLYFRLTVQRTFCDRIMEKMYCINFAVVPLSCSETSFQSKIGFVVTFFVVVPQLLMILFSYAQILRICMSASKESQTKALQTCTPHLLSVINYSVGCLFEVFQSRFNMSHVPYKARIFLSLYILIFPPVFNPVIYGISIQAIRVQIFKPFNTWKNKLTPLQVMRK